The candidate division KSB1 bacterium genome contains a region encoding:
- a CDS encoding aryl-sulfate sulfotransferase produces the protein MLVKIQVIAFIKIALRLLLLLAALPLSAQTQTVGLFLNDAKAFRGYTLFAPLRSTTTYLIDNDGKLVRSWQSSYQPGNSVYLLENGHLLRTGNARNQIFTSGGQGGRVQEFDWDGTLLWDFEYSSNQYLQHHDIEPLPNGNVLLIAWELKSTAEAIAAGRNPALVSSRGLWPDKIIEVKPQGANGGEIVWEWHAWDHLIQDFDASKPNYGVVADHPELVDLNFSNNNQPDWLHLNAVDYNPQLDQILLSVHNNFNELWIIDHSTTTAEAASHSGGKYGKGGDLLYRWGNPRAYKMGSANDQKFSGQHDAQWIAPGLPGAGNILIFNNGTNRRYSSVDEIIPPVEASGNYVRASGSAFGPSAATWSYVAPTPTDFYAMNISGAQRLPNGNTLICDGPHGIFFEVTAAKEVVWKYINPVVTNGPMTQGDPIPSGQQGQENNVFRSPRYAPDFPGLAGKNLTPGDPIEKYPMTAVDEFINAIPAAFQLYQNYPNPFNPSTIIRFSLPQTSTSSVESREQVTLKVFDALGREVATLVEGEMNAGERSVAFDAKELPSGVYLYRLQTGLLVQQKKMVVTK, from the coding sequence ATGTTGGTCAAGATACAAGTGATTGCTTTCATTAAAATAGCGCTGCGGCTTTTGCTTCTGCTCGCCGCATTGCCGCTTTCGGCGCAAACGCAAACCGTCGGGCTTTTTCTCAACGACGCCAAAGCCTTTCGCGGCTACACGTTGTTTGCGCCGTTGCGCTCGACCACGACGTATCTCATCGACAACGACGGCAAACTCGTGCGCTCGTGGCAGAGCAGTTATCAACCGGGCAACTCGGTTTATCTGCTGGAAAACGGCCACTTGCTGCGCACGGGCAACGCGCGCAATCAAATCTTCACCAGCGGCGGCCAGGGCGGGCGCGTGCAGGAATTTGATTGGGACGGCACGCTGCTGTGGGATTTCGAATATTCCAGCAATCAGTATTTGCAGCATCACGACATCGAGCCTTTGCCCAACGGCAACGTGTTGCTCATCGCGTGGGAATTGAAGAGCACGGCCGAGGCGATTGCCGCCGGACGCAATCCCGCGTTGGTCAGCAGTCGAGGTTTGTGGCCGGATAAAATTATCGAAGTCAAACCGCAAGGCGCAAATGGCGGCGAGATCGTTTGGGAGTGGCACGCGTGGGATCATCTCATTCAAGATTTCGATGCGAGCAAACCCAACTACGGCGTCGTCGCCGATCATCCCGAATTGGTCGATCTGAATTTTTCAAACAACAATCAACCGGATTGGCTGCACCTCAACGCGGTGGATTACAATCCGCAGCTCGATCAAATCCTGCTCAGCGTGCACAACAATTTTAACGAGCTTTGGATCATCGATCACAGCACGACCACCGCGGAAGCCGCGAGCCACAGCGGCGGCAAATATGGCAAGGGCGGCGACCTACTCTATCGCTGGGGCAATCCGCGCGCGTATAAAATGGGTAGCGCCAACGACCAAAAATTTTCGGGCCAGCACGATGCGCAATGGATCGCGCCAGGCTTGCCGGGCGCGGGGAATATTTTGATCTTCAACAACGGCACCAATCGTCGTTATTCTTCGGTGGATGAAATCATTCCTCCGGTTGAGGCCAGCGGCAACTATGTACGTGCCTCGGGCTCGGCGTTTGGACCGAGCGCGGCGACGTGGAGTTATGTGGCGCCGACGCCGACAGATTTTTATGCGATGAACATTTCCGGCGCGCAGCGTTTGCCGAACGGCAACACGCTCATTTGCGACGGGCCGCACGGCATTTTCTTCGAAGTCACCGCGGCCAAAGAAGTGGTGTGGAAATATATCAATCCCGTGGTGACGAACGGGCCAATGACACAGGGCGATCCGATTCCGAGCGGACAACAGGGGCAGGAGAACAACGTCTTTCGTTCGCCGCGTTACGCGCCGGACTTTCCTGGTTTGGCCGGAAAAAATCTAACGCCTGGCGATCCGATTGAAAAATATCCAATGACGGCCGTTGATGAATTCATCAATGCTATTCCTGCAGCGTTTCAGCTGTATCAAAATTATCCGAATCCGTTTAATCCTTCAACGATCATTCGCTTCTCGCTGCCGCAGACTTCGACGAGCTCAGTCGAGTCGCGCGAACAGGTGACGTTGAAAGTTTTTGACGCGCTCGGTCGAGAAGTGGCGACGCTGGTGGAGGGGGAAATGAATGCGGGTGAGCGCTCGGTTGCCTTTGACGCAAAAGAATTACCCAGCGGTGTGTACCTCTACCGCTTACAAACAGGGCTATTGGTTCAACAAAAGAAAATGGTGGTGACAAAATAA